Within Quercus lobata isolate SW786 chromosome 5, ValleyOak3.0 Primary Assembly, whole genome shotgun sequence, the genomic segment tttatgtaaactctatgctcaagccaattttgtgattttaaagATAAATTGAACTTATTCTCATTGCATTAGGGCATGCATCATGTGTTGAtaatgttcatgcatcatatagaattgttatttctatttttttgtgctaacttgcagtctgccttggtttttctttgtttttttgtttggttcttttCTGTGTGTCTTGTCCTTTCCTCAGCatcatgcctaggaaaactagagccaatAGGACCTCCACTTCTTTTCCTTCCCCCACCTTTGATAGTGATAGGTTCTTGAGTGAGAAAAACTAGGAAGCATTTGAGAAGCTTAACCTTAGGAGAAACATTTGGGTTAAGAGAAAGGTACTTTTAGATGAGCTAAATCCCGAGATTAGGCGTAACTTTGACCGTAGGGGTTGGCTACCTTTGTTGGATATTTCACGTTCACCTCCGGCtgccttgattagagagttctattcgAATCTTTCTGTCCACTCCTATGATGCCAACACTCTTATGAGGAGTTAGGTATGGGGTGTAGGGTATACCATTACTCCTTCGATAGTGGCTGATGCCTTTGGGGTACCAGTGGTCTGGCATCCTGTCTACCCTTATGATGAGCCTCCTTCTTTGGATGACATCATGTCTTAtatcactgggtcttctatccagtggggttctgatcctcggatcaccaCTGCTGAGCTTACTCCgattcattatattttctttaggATTGCTTGTCATTCattttggcctatctctcatctacacaccattcctttggagtgttgtgcatttttgtatgccctaGTTACTAATACTCCTATTagctttcctcatcttttcattcgtTCCTTGATTGAGGTgcataggagtagttctactgCTCATGCTTTGTTCTTCCCTGTCTTTATTCACCGGATTCTTTTGCATCTCGGTTTAGTTGAGTTTTCCTTGTCTGAGCCTGTATACATTATTGCTctcataggtgccacctttcttaggtaGAGGGCTACTCATTTAAGAGCTAGCTCTAAATGCCCTAGGGTAAAGCCTTCTAGTGTCGCacctcctcctccctcttctacaggtgatgCAACAACTGAGGAGCCTGTTGATCATGCTGCTAATGCTGATgctgctgatgttcctccacctcCTAcctcggatgattcagacattcgacgtatGTTGGATATTGTCATGACCGTTCAGGTGGCTCATGGACAGCTTTTGGTAGACATGCTTAATGAGCTTCGTGCTTTGCGAACAGATCTGGAGCATTTGAGACGATCGTCTCtaccacctccttttgatgatttgtgattgccctttggcattccgtcacaaaaagggggagtacactTCTAGAGGATTTTTGTagttagggggagatttttttgtacttgtggAGCTCGTGGAGctattagattgtatctagatGCTTCATTGTGTATTTACATTTTTGCTTCATGatgtatttttgggtttttcatgaTAGTGGGAGATACATTGATTggtatatgtttcttgtttcacattgtttattgatttatatttatgagttattcatgatatatgtctttattgtgcgTTATGTGAAATCacgaagttatttttgttttacttgtattttccacgtgcgtttatgtgtttgttgagtatttcaggaaatatacaagttgattcaGTGGTGCTGCTATCTACACTtacaactgatagatagtagttaggttgaatttgttgtgttggGCTATGTTTTTATATTGGGTTATCTTTATGTAAACTTTGAgcaattttgtttagttttgtgttttgtcatggattgccaaaggggatatttgttaggttctaaggattaggaactaatgtattagaactctaatttgtattgttggtaaACCATAATCAAACCaagttttagttttgtttagacttgctcaaagtgtatgtgttttatgtaaagttcGAATCGAGTTAATGCAGAATTTACTGTACAATTCTGTCtagctcgattgatcgagaattagacttgattgatcgaaactcaggcagaatgtttttatgcaaaattctTCCAACTCAGCTCAAGCCcatttgacgtgtagggttttatgttttgtcttaagtataaaagggaaaactcTAGCCATGTTTTTGATTGTCcattatgctgtgtgtgtgaatcttttgtgagatcaaaaggtggttgccttcacacatacttagggtttccaagattcaagactatgtcaagaacttggtgatcaattcagttgctgcattaaaaagcttaaagaaacacaagtgagtgtgcttgtatttgctggagaatccaagaaagaaggagttcgtggtctcggagcttgcacgtggtcgtgttagtaagtttctactggtgggtagcaataggatgttagtggtctaagtcctattgtaaaacttcgattctttcatagtagattcaagtttaccttgaggatagttaggttaaatcctcccaggtttttaccggtttggtttcctaggtcatcatatttttgtgttctttattttccgcactttacattgatatgattatatgattgtgttaacttagatctgaaatttggactaagtaatcacttagcTAATCTACTAGGTTAATCTAATTTAAAGAGTCTAAAAACATACAGTAAGCTACTGTTCTGGTGGCTAATATAGGTGGTCTAGTCATCTGCTCATTTGCAACTTATGTGGCTAAACAACCAATTTTGCATGTCACAACAAACAccgtaaaatatttttgtgaaaatattttacatgtaaaatttttatatataaaatattttacattggACAAAGAAATTGACCAAGTTCCTAAAATAGTGAGAAACAAGTGCATGACCTACGGTATACCACAGAGGTAGTATCAGTACAAATTCTGCTATATCTCAGATCAATAAGACATACATCAAAAGTAAAATTAACTCTACATGCAGAATATCCAAAATTAGAAAGTTTGTTGTAAGTGGATAACCATCTTTGCAAGGGAATCAACACAAGATTAGGCTTCTCTAAAGCCGTGGTTGATATTCTATTGGGGGATTTGATGTCTTGCAATCATCAACCATAGGTGCATATTCAACATTTAAGGAATCATTATTGGTGAACATGCTAACAACAGAGCTGGCatcaatttataatttcaaCAAATTGAATTTGGAGTAGATCTATTGAATCTTTTTATCCATCTGCCTTGACAGGTCCACCAGCAAGCCCAGATCCATCTTACCTCTTTTGGGCCTTTTGTAAACTACCTGCCATTCTAGTTGATGCTGGACTTTTTTCAACTTGGGGACGGTCACTAAAAACCTCACGTGCCATTGTTACTGTTCAGCAACCAAACGCACGTGAAGCCACTTACATAAACGATGCCGTATAGTTAGAGACATTAAAGAAGACTAGACAAAGATAGAACGGTGACGTTTTGCTCCTAGCCGCGGGTCTATTAGAGGATTATAAGATCAGTTACAAGATATTATTGTTAGTTAGagattaaatacaaaatatatttatataatcagAGTGTGTTATGTAAGAAAGAGaggtatataataatataaatgtgATTAGTGAAATGATTCATCATTAAGCTAGTAACATCTCTCTCATTTCTCCTGTGTACATTTGATGAATATTGTGTTTTGATAAAGGCTAAATGAAGAACATGGTTTGGTACAATGCTGCTCCTTGCAAAGAATTTGGATGTAAAAGTTTTATTGTATTGCCCATGTGAAGTGCTACATTTCAATGGGTAGTTTCACTGTGAGGCATAAATTTTTCATTCTGGTTATCAATACCATTTGGTCAAGTTGTACAAAGAATTTAGTCTGACACAACTTTGAATCTGATACTTTGGGGTCATGCACACAACTTCATATTAATTTCCACTTTTtgaagcaaaattaaaaaagagaagaaaattagAATTCTAGTTTTTTCAAAGATTGACCATGCATGTAAAATATTAAACTCCAAGATATTTGACAATAATTGTTTCAATTGAACTAACAGAATATTAGCCAAATTCTCTTATTCTTTCacatttttgaaaacaatataGGTGGTATACATTTGTTGATAAGCTTTAAGATGACCCAAATTTAGGCACAATCTTCCCATTTAAGTTCAGTCCTCAAAAAGAATCCAAGAACCTTTTACAAAAGTTCACTTAATCTTTCAACTAAGTTGTGGAGTTCAAAGCAAAATACTCAGTATTTTAAAGGGGGAGCAAACCAGAATTCAATTTCATCATCAACTATCTACCATTATCAAATACATGTTTATTTGGCAAAAGTTTAcaattcaattcatttttgccAAGTACAATTTGGAGTTCAAATCTCTGCCCCAAACAACTAACAAGCAGTTTGTACTAGTACCAACAGAACTAACCAAATCACACAATATCAAATCAGGCGACAAAACAGAAGTTTAAATCTAATCAATGAATCTATGTTTAACCTTTTCACCTTCCTAACCTTTGCATGAGAGCTTTGGACACTACAAGAACAAGGAAATTGAGCCTCAAACCTTTAACTCGAGCTTGTACGAAGATTCTGATTAATTCCATAATTCAACTATCATACACTCCATTACATCCCGAGTTTCCTTCACATCTGTATGCTCTAGTTTGAATGAAGAAATTACCTTCAATTTATTAATATCCTTCCATATATCATTCAGCTTCTTCTTAGATTGCTCGAGACCACATTCAAGGGCTGACTGAGCCACATTTAGTTCTTTGGGAAGATGTGGATGACTCATAATACATTCCAAATGCAGAGCTAGCTCTAGGAATTGATCAAGGAGCAGATGCAGAACTTTCTTGAGGAGTTGATCAAATAGGACATCAATTTGGCTTCTTTTGTTTGAGCTTTCCTACTGAACACTTTCATCTATTTCTGTTTGTTCCAAACCAGCCCACTTTCCTTTCATTGGTACATTCGTTTTGGCCAGATCCAGCAGAATGACAATGTTCTTAATCACAATGGAATTCGCATCTTCAGTACAGATCCATTCGAGTGCAGAGTTGAACCTTTCAATCTTTgcttcaaattcttctttccCTGACATCATAAACACTAAATCAACAAGCAGTCGAGACAGATTAATCCCAACTTTAAAAGCATGAGCCTTTATCACACTCAGAACCCTGAATTCTTTATCAGATACTTCGATGTCACACTCTTCTATGTACTCCATCAAACTCTTCTTTCCATCATCTCTATCATTCTTGAATCTTTCTTTACATTCACGCATCAGTGTTTGCATCTTTTGTTCAAAATCCTCACCAGCTTCTTCCTTCTTGAATGCTTCAACAATACTTGCAGCTATCATTCCCCGTAAATCTTGTTCCAATCTTTCAACATTGGTGGAAATGTCTTCAGTATTAGCAGTATattcatcaccttcatcatcAGATGAGTTTCCAAAGGCCTCCGTCACCTTCCCTAAGAACCGCTTTCTCACATCTTCATCTTTCTTTAATTCTTCAGTTTCTTTACTGTCATCACTTCTCGGTCCTGGGTTGAAATTTTCGTAGTCTCCAAGATTGATATCACTGATATACTtcacatcatcttcttcttgaaGGAAAAGCTTCAGCGACTCATTGAACCTCTTACTATAGTCTTTTATGTCCGATGTTTCTGTGGAAAGACGCAATTCTGAAACTCTAGCAAGGTCAAGATCAAGGATTTCTTGATCTTTGTTAGCCATTGATATATCTCTACGAAAGCCTTTGAGAGGGAGAAAGTGTTCGGGAAATAAA encodes:
- the LOC115990613 gene encoding uncharacterized protein LOC115990613 translates to MANKDQEILDLDLARVSELRLSTETSDIKDYSKRFNESLKLFLQEEDDVKYISDINLGDYENFNPGPRSDDSKETEELKKDEDVRKRFLGKVTEAFGNSSDDEGDEYTANTEDISTNVERLEQDLRGMIAASIVEAFKKEEAGEDFEQKMQTLMRECKERFKNDRDDGKKSLMEYIEECDIEVSDKEFRVLSVIKAHAFKVGINLSRLLVDLVFMMSGKEEFEAKIERFNSALEWICTEDANSIVIKNIVILLDLAKTNVPMKGKWAGLEQTEIDDLFDQLLKKVLHLLLDQFLELALHLECIMSHPHLPKELNVAQSALECGLEQSKKKLNDIWKDINKLKVISSFKLEHTDVKETRDVMECMIVELWN